DNA sequence from the Penaeus monodon isolate SGIC_2016 chromosome 28, NSTDA_Pmon_1, whole genome shotgun sequence genome:
AACTGTTTGTCCTTTTCATACCTCAAGCTTTGTGCATCCTTTACATTTATAGGATGACATCATATTTTCGGTTTACAATAAGAATGCCATGAATCATGACTCGTTCGGCGAGCTCACTTCCAGTCTGATGAATTGGAAAAGAGGTCATTACCAGTTAATGATTCTGCTTGCTCTACCTNNNNNNNNNNNNNNNNNNNNNNNNNNNNNNNNNNNNNNNNNNNNNNNNNNNNNNNNNNNNNNNNNNNNNNNNTTTGAGTTCATACTAAGGATACTAAGGTATACTTAGTATCTTCTAATCTGTTCGGTACCTGCAGGATACGGCCAGCGGGACCAGGGATCATCGGTCGCTCAGACGCCAAGAGAGGGCGCCAGGATCCCCGTGTTTCNNNNNNNNNNNNNNNNNNNNNNNNNNNNNNNNNNNNNNNNTCCGCCGGCGCAGCCTTCACCCCGAACCATGCACATCACCCGTCTTGTGCCGGTGTTTATGTCGTCGGAGTTCGTGGGCGCTGCGGGCGGCGTCAGCGGCCTGTATTCGCCTCCGACTACAGAGCCACCCACACCAGACCCAGGAGCCTTAGTAGGATTCGCGGTTGGAGGCCTTCATTTCCAAGCGTGTACTAATGTGTGCGAGAATCGGAATAGCTTTGGAGGCTGTGATGTTAATGTTACATGTCTTTTCTCTCAGAGGGTTAACTTTTagtgaagacgaagaaagaaaccAACTTTTGACACAATGNNNNNNNNNNNNNNNNNNNNNNNNCAACCAACGCGTTCTCGACATCATGGAAGACAGCAGTGATGTAATGTACTGNNNNNNNNNNNNNNNNNNNNNNNNNNNNNNNNNNNNNNNNNNNNNNNNNNNNNNNNNNNNNNNNNNNNNNNNNNNNNNNNNNNNNNNNNNNNNNNNNNNNNNNNNNNNNNNNNNNNNNNNNNNNNNNNNNNNNNNNATGATTTAATACATTTCATGCTTTGTGAAGATATTTAATctccttcatatatttttttccacgtAGACCTTGTTTCACTCAGggtatcattaattaattaacacttattttacttttatttaatctGCTCAGTTTTAAGTgtgaatataaattttttccctgtgCATCTTAAGTGTTCNNNNNNNNNNNNNNNNNNNNNNNNNattatattgtattttaatttttattttacacagTCAGTATGTACTAAAACAAAAACNNNNNNNNNNNNNNNNNNNNNNNNNNNNNNNNNNNNNNNNNNNNNNNNNNNNNNNNNNNNNNNNNNNNNNNNNNNNNNNNNNNNNNNNNNNNNNNNNNNNNNNNNNNNNNNNNNNNNNNNNNNNNNNNNNNNNNNNNNNNNNNNNNNNNNNNNNNNNNNNNNNNNNNNNNNNNNNNNNNNNNNNNNNNNNNNNNNNNNNNNNNNNNNNNNNNNNNNNNNNNNNNNNNNNNNNNNNNNNNNNNNNNNNNNNNNNNNNNNNNNNNNNNNNNNNNNNNNNNNNNNNNNNNNNNNNNNNNNNNNNNNNNNNNNNNNNNNAAACTGCATGTGATATCCATTAAACTGTGGAATCTGTCACTTCACTTCGGGAACAACAGGAAACGCTCCGGAGGGGGTAAGCCCACGAAAAACAGATATCNNNNNNNNNNNNNNNNNNNNNNNNNNNNNNNNNNNNNNNNNNNNNNNNNNNNNNNNNNNNNNNNNNNNNNNNNNNNNNNNNNNNNNNNNNNNNNNNNNNNNNNNNNNNNNNNNNNNNNNNNNNNNNNNNNNNNNNNNNNNNNNNNNNNNNNNNNNNNNNNNNNNNNNNNNNNNNNNNNNNNNNNNNNNNNNNNNNNNNNNNNNNNNNNNNNNNNNNNNNNNNNNNNNNNNNNNNNNNNNNNNNNNNNNNNNNNNNNNNNNNNNNNNNNNNNNNNNNNNNNNNNNNNNNNNNNNNNNNNNNNNNNNNNNNNNNNNNNNNNNNNNNNNNNNNNNNNNNNNNNNNNNNNNNNNNNCAATGAAGATNNNNNNNNNNNNNNNNNNNNNNNNNNNNNNNNNNNNNNNNNNNNNNNNNNNNNNNNNNNNNNNNNNNNNNNNNNNNNNNNNNNNNNNNNNNNNNNNNNNNNNNNNNNNNNNNNNNNNNNNNNNNNNNNNNNNNNNNNNNNNNNNNNNNNNNNNNNNNNNNNNNNNNNNNNNNNNNNNNNNNNNNNNNNNNNNNNNNNNNNNNNNNNNNNNNNNNNNNNNNNNNNNNNNNNNNNNNNNNNNNNNNNNNNNNNNNNNNNNNNNNNNNNNNNNNNNNNNNNNNNNNNNNNNNNNNNNNNNNNNNNNNNNNNNNNNNNNNNNNNNNNNNNNNNNNNNNNNNNNNNNNNNNNNNNNNNNNNNNNNNNNNNNNNNNNNGGTAAACTCACAGAAATCTTCATTAAANNNNNNNNNNNNNNNNNNNNNNNNNNNNNNNNNNNNNNNNNNNNNNNNNNNNNNNNNNNNNNNNNNNNNNNNNNNNNNNNNNNNNNNNNNNNNNNNNNNNNNNNNNNNNNNNNNNNNNNNATNNNNNNNNNNNNNNNNNNNNNNNNNNNNNNNNNNNNNNNNNNNNNNNNNNNNNNNNNNNNNNNNNNNNNNNNNNNNNNNNNNNNNNNNNNNNNNNNNNNNNNNNNNNNNNNNNNNNNNNNNNNNNNNNNNNNNNNNNNNNNNNNNNNNNNNNNNNNNNNNNNNNNNNNNNNNNNNNNNNNNNNNNNNNNNNNNNNNNNNNNNNNNNNNNNNNNNNNNNNNNNNNNNNNNNNNNNNNNNNNNNNNNNNNNNNNNNNNNNNNNNNNNNNNNNNNNNNNNNNNNNNNNNNNNNNNNNNNNNNNNNNNNNNNNNNNNNNNNNNNNNNNNNNNNNNNNNNNNNNNNNNNNNNNNNNNNNNNNNNNNNNNNNNNNNNNNNNNNNNNNNNNNNNNNNNNNNCAAACTGTNNNNNNNNNNNNNNNNNNNNNNNNNNNNNNNNNNNNNNNNNNNNNNNNNNNNNNNNNNNNNNNNNNNNNNNNNNNNNNNNNNNNNNNNNNNNNNNNNNNNNNNNNNNNNNNNNNNNNNNNNNNNNNNNNNNNNNNNNNNNNNNNNNNNNNNNNNNNNNNNNNNNNNNNNNNNNNNNNNNNNNNNNNNNNNNNNNNNNNNNNNNNNNNNNNNNNNNNNNNNNNNNNNNNNNNNNNNNNNNNNNNNNNNNNNNNNNNNNNNNNNNNNNNNNNNNNNNNNNNNNNNNNNNNNNNNNNNNNNNNNNNNNNNNNNNNNNNNNNNNNNNNNNNNNNNNNNNNNNNNNNNNNNNNNNNNNNNNNNNNNNNNNNNNNNNNNNNNNNNNNNNNNNNNNNNNNNNNNNNNNNNNNNNNNNNNNNNNNNNNNNNNNNNNNNNNNNNNNNNNNNNNNNNNNNNNNNNNNNNNNNNNNNNNNNNNNNNNNNNNNNNNGGTCTCACCTCTTTAAATTTTTCTGGAGTCACCCAACCACTCCCCTTCTTCATTGTAAATGTATANNNNNNNNNNNNNNNNNNNNNNNNNNNNNNNNNNNNNNNNNNNNNNNNNNNNNNNNNNNNNNNNNNNNNNNNNNNNNNNNNNNNNNNNNNNNNNNNNNNNNNNNNNNNNNNNNNNNNNNNNNNNNNNNNNNNNNNNNNNNNNNNNNNNNNNNNNNNNNNNNNNNNNNNNNNNNNNNNNNNNNNNNNNNNNNNNNNNNNNNNNNNNNNNNNNNNNNNNNNNNNNNNNNNNNNNNNNNNNNNNNNNNNNNNNNNNNNNNNNNNNNNNNNNAACGATCCTTAAAATTTCCTGGATGCAGCCACCGCTCCCCTCCTTCAATGTCCTATATACCTCCATTGGATAAAAATCGGCAAACAGGTTCAGGCACCAACCTTGACTTTGTATCAAGAGGTGCATGTTTCTCCTTCCGATAGCCCCGACCTTGGCTCCTACGGGTCAAGGCTTCCCCTGCGTTTTCCGTAGATGGCGTCTCTCCTTCGGTACTTCTTACGAAGGCGTCGCGgcgaagaataagaggaagaaggcggAGCATCCACCTACCGATAATCTGTAATTTAGTTAGTTTTCCAGCTATTCAGACGTGGGTTTTATCCACGTTTTGTATATGACGAACTTAAACAAATATTTAGATTTGGTAGTGAGACTAATATTCACATTCCTTTGGTTTATGGAATGTTACAAAATTATGTAAATGGCatggataatgtttataatgtcgTTTTCATAGGAGTGGTATCGCCATATTTGCAACAGTAAAAGATATTACCAAAATAATTAACTAATACGATATTTTATATAGATGTCACTATCATTACGActtataacaattatgatcatATTTAGTAACTTTGTTATTAGAAATTACTTGATTCTGCCATTCCTATCATCAACAGTTTTCTTCATTAAGTTTTtcctattatcaaaattatcaccaTAGTCAATAATCCTGTGAATTGTTCGTGCACTCAAGAAGTATGGCAATCCCTTGTAATGATTACAAGTCACAAGCAATAGAATTTATTATACTAGAAATTTGAGTGTAAACAGGAAAATTGTTCTGTCGTCTCACAAAGCTGTCAGCTCGCCGATGAATCGTGTCTCTCGCAAAGAGCGAAAACTTATTANNNNNNNNNNNNNNNNNNNNNNNNNNNNNNNNNNNNNNNNNNNNNNNNNNNNNNNNNNNNNNNNNNNNNNNNNNNNNNNNNNNNNNNNNNNNNNNNNNNNNNNNNNNNNNNNNNNNNNNNNNNNNNNNNNNNNNNNNNNNNNNNNNNNNNNNNNNNNNNNNNNNNNNNNNNNNNNNNNNNNNNNNATGCTagaatatatcaatatctactGAACAGACTTTCTTTAGCTTGTCAAGATTTCATCTCTATTTTATGAATTCCGGAAGGTATAGCACAAGC
Encoded proteins:
- the LOC119591131 gene encoding uncharacterized protein LOC119591131, with the protein product MDICGLFLLFFVILSRDAFVRSTEGTKGESDRKASRKETVETPYSEDAGEVLTPWEPRSWLPEQRKRQLLIRSQGYGQRDQGSSVAQTPREGARIPPPAQPSPRTMHITRLVPVFMSSEFVGAAGGVSGLYSPPTTEPPTPDPGALVGFAVGGLHFQACTNVCENRNSFGGCDVNVTCLFSQRVNF